In Silene latifolia isolate original U9 population chromosome 3, ASM4854445v1, whole genome shotgun sequence, a single window of DNA contains:
- the LOC141646457 gene encoding polygalacturonase inhibitor-like, producing the protein MKPSNFYLLSLFILLVSQTFDISTSQGLPEFCNKNDKNTLLRIKNKLGNPSSLSSWDPNTDCSSWKDVQCGNEQGRVTSISFIEAQDINGPIPPYLDQLPYLTGLHFINVPNLSGPIPPYIGKLTHLITFTISGTKLTGQIPPFLGGFTNLIQLDLSSNKLTGPVPVFLGQLKKLSYLDLSSNELTGSVPSVLAQLTELSYLQLSSNKLSGRIPDFLSKLKNVNTIDLASNSLVGRIPEYLGHMPNLTTISLSNNLLNGPIPKSLGRSNLAMIKLDHNRLTGDASFLFDKANMNIVDIHIDYNFFKFDFSNVDLSRTLVGFNISHNMIYGSLPKRFGELRVEFVDMSYNQLCGPIPNGRRFKRVDPAIFSNNKCLCGGPLRACK; encoded by the coding sequence atgaaaccaTCAAATTTCTACTTACTTTCTCTTTTCATCCTTCTCGTCTCACAAACTTTCGACATCTCAACCTCTCAGGGTCTTCCCGAATTTTGCaataaaaatgacaaaaatacCCTCCTTCGCATCAAAAACAAATTGGGCAACCCGTCTTCACTTTCTTCATGGGATCCCAACACGGATTGTTCAAGTTGGAAGGACGTCCAATGCGGGAATGAACAAGGCCGAGTCACTTCCATAAGCTTCATTGAAGCCCAAGATATCAACGGCCCAATACCACCCTACTTGGACCAACTTCCTTATCTTACCGGGCTTCATTTTATAAATGTGCCCAATCTTTCCGGCCCAATCCCACCGTATATAGGCAAGCTTACCCAtctcataacttttaccatttccGGAACTAAATTAACCGGTCAAATCCCTCCTTTTTTGGGTGGGTTCACGAACCTGATCCAACTCGATCTATCCTCTAATAAACTTACCGGTCCAGTACCTGTTTTCTTGGGCCAATTGAAAAAACTCAGTTACCTCGACCTCTCTTCCAACGAACTCACGGGTTCAGTTCCCTCCGTGTTAGCCCAATTAACCGAGCTCAGCTACCTTCAACTCAGCTCAAACAAGTTATCCGGCCGTATACCCGATTTTCTATCCAAACTCAAAAATGTTAACACAATTGATTTAGCATCCAACTCACTTGTAGGCCGAATCCCGGAATATTTGGGCCATATGCCCAACCTCACAACTATTTCATTGTCCAATAACCTATTAAACGGACCCATCCCAAAGTCGTTGGGCCGAAGCAACTTAGCAATGATTAAGCTAGACCACAACAGACTCACCGGGGATGCCTCGTTTTTGTTCGACAAGGCGAACATGAACATAGTCGATATTCACATAGATTACAACTTTTTTAAGTTCGATTTTTCAAATGTGGATTTAAGCCGGACTTTAGTAGGCTTTAATATTAGCCATAATATGATATATGGGTCTCTACCAAAACGCTTCGGTGAATTACGGGTTGAGTTTGTTGACATGAGTTATAATCAACTATGTGGCCCGATACCAAATGGTCGACGTTTCAAGCGGGTTGACCCGGCCATTTTTTCTAACAACAAGTGCCTGTGTGGTGGTCCATTACGTGCTTGTAAATGA